In a single window of the Sander lucioperca isolate FBNREF2018 chromosome 19, SLUC_FBN_1.2, whole genome shotgun sequence genome:
- the LOC116066262 gene encoding pro-opiomelanocortin-like isoform X4, whose translation MVCQWWLLVVVMVYVCHPGFGSVCWESSICNDLRNKGSILDCIQLCMSVIQTKLPQFSALAQKVNNDDDLILSIILATLVSENKISETDLKAHSDERRSYSMEHFRWGKPSGRKRRPVKVFASSLEGGGSSEGSFLPQARRQLNSYEDEVKLNGKSQNQAVPRARVSSLSHVPLSSHERKDGTYRMSHFRWGSPPASKRNGSFMKPWEKKPQGQLAKLFRNNIVKNVQKIVG comes from the exons ATGGTGTGTCAATGGTGGTTGctagtggtggtgatggtgtaTGTGTGCCACCCCGGGTTTGGGTCGGTGTGCTGGGAAAGCTCCATCTGCAATGACCTGCGCAACAAGGGAAGCATACTG GACTGCATTCAGCTGTGCATGTCTGTGATCCAGACGAAACTCCCACAGTTCAGTGCATTAGCCCAGAAGGTgaacaatgatgat gacctAATACTAAGCATCATTCTGGCCACCCTGGTGTCTGAAAACAAGATATCAGAGACAGATCTGAAAGCCCACAGTGACGAGCGACGCTCCTATTCAATGGAGCATTTCCGCTGGGGCAAACCTTCAGGCCGTAAACGCCGGCCTGTGAAGGTTTTTGCCTCCTCTCTGGAGGGAGGAGGCTCGTCTGAGGGCAGTTTCCTCCCTCAGGCTCGCAGGCAGCTGAACAGCTATGAGGATGAAGTGAAGCTGAATGGAAAAAGTCAAAACCAGGCAGTGCCAAGGGCAAGGGTCAGCTCTCTGTCACATGTCCCGTTGAGCTCGCACGAGAGAAAAGACGGAACCTATCGGATGAGTCACTTCAGATGGGGGAGCCCACCTGCCTCTAAACGTAATGGCAGCTTTATGAAACCGTGGGAGAAGAAACCTCAGGGGCAGCTGGCTAAGCTCTTCAGGAACAATATAGTCAAGAATGTGCAGAAGATAGTGGGCTGA
- the LOC116066262 gene encoding pro-opiomelanocortin-like isoform X2, with protein MVCQWWLLVVVMVYVCHPGFGSVCWESSICNDLRNKGSILDCIQLCMSVIQTKLPQFSALAQKVNNDDDDDDLILSIILATLVSENKISETDLKAHSDERRSYSMEHFRWGKPSGRKRRPVKVFASSLEGGGSSEGSFLPQARRQLNSYEDEVKLNGKSQNQAVPRARVSSLSHVPLSSHERKDGTYRMSHFRWGSPPASKRNGSFMKPWEKKPQGQLAKLFRNNIVKNVQKIVG; from the exons ATGGTGTGTCAATGGTGGTTGctagtggtggtgatggtgtaTGTGTGCCACCCCGGGTTTGGGTCGGTGTGCTGGGAAAGCTCCATCTGCAATGACCTGCGCAACAAGGGAAGCATACTG GACTGCATTCAGCTGTGCATGTCTGTGATCCAGACGAAACTCCCACAGTTCAGTGCATTAGCCCAGAAGGTgaacaatgatgatgatgatgat gacctAATACTAAGCATCATTCTGGCCACCCTGGTGTCTGAAAACAAGATATCAGAGACAGATCTGAAAGCCCACAGTGACGAGCGACGCTCCTATTCAATGGAGCATTTCCGCTGGGGCAAACCTTCAGGCCGTAAACGCCGGCCTGTGAAGGTTTTTGCCTCCTCTCTGGAGGGAGGAGGCTCGTCTGAGGGCAGTTTCCTCCCTCAGGCTCGCAGGCAGCTGAACAGCTATGAGGATGAAGTGAAGCTGAATGGAAAAAGTCAAAACCAGGCAGTGCCAAGGGCAAGGGTCAGCTCTCTGTCACATGTCCCGTTGAGCTCGCACGAGAGAAAAGACGGAACCTATCGGATGAGTCACTTCAGATGGGGGAGCCCACCTGCCTCTAAACGTAATGGCAGCTTTATGAAACCGTGGGAGAAGAAACCTCAGGGGCAGCTGGCTAAGCTCTTCAGGAACAATATAGTCAAGAATGTGCAGAAGATAGTGGGCTGA
- the LOC116066262 gene encoding pro-opiomelanocortin-like isoform X1: MVCQWWLLVVVMVYVCHPGFGSVCWESSICNDLRNKGSILDCIQLCMSVIQTKLPQFSALAQKVNNDDDDDDDDDDDDDDDDDLILSIILATLVSENKISETDLKAHSDERRSYSMEHFRWGKPSGRKRRPVKVFASSLEGGGSSEGSFLPQARRQLNSYEDEVKLNGKSQNQAVPRARVSSLSHVPLSSHERKDGTYRMSHFRWGSPPASKRNGSFMKPWEKKPQGQLAKLFRNNIVKNVQKIVG, from the exons ATGGTGTGTCAATGGTGGTTGctagtggtggtgatggtgtaTGTGTGCCACCCCGGGTTTGGGTCGGTGTGCTGGGAAAGCTCCATCTGCAATGACCTGCGCAACAAGGGAAGCATACTG GACTGCATTCAGCTGTGCATGTCTGTGATCCAGACGAAACTCCCACAGTTCAGTGCATTAGCCCAGAAGGTgaacaatgatgatgatgatgatgatgatgatgatgatgatgatgatgatgatgacgacctAATACTAAGCATCATTCTGGCCACCCTGGTGTCTGAAAACAAGATATCAGAGACAGATCTGAAAGCCCACAGTGACGAGCGACGCTCCTATTCAATGGAGCATTTCCGCTGGGGCAAACCTTCAGGCCGTAAACGCCGGCCTGTGAAGGTTTTTGCCTCCTCTCTGGAGGGAGGAGGCTCGTCTGAGGGCAGTTTCCTCCCTCAGGCTCGCAGGCAGCTGAACAGCTATGAGGATGAAGTGAAGCTGAATGGAAAAAGTCAAAACCAGGCAGTGCCAAGGGCAAGGGTCAGCTCTCTGTCACATGTCCCGTTGAGCTCGCACGAGAGAAAAGACGGAACCTATCGGATGAGTCACTTCAGATGGGGGAGCCCACCTGCCTCTAAACGTAATGGCAGCTTTATGAAACCGTGGGAGAAGAAACCTCAGGGGCAGCTGGCTAAGCTCTTCAGGAACAATATAGTCAAGAATGTGCAGAAGATAGTGGGCTGA
- the LOC116066262 gene encoding pro-opiomelanocortin-like isoform X3, producing the protein MVCQWWLLVVVMVYVCHPGFGSVCWESSICNDLRNKGSILDCIQLCMSVIQTKLPQFSALAQKVDDDDDDDDLILSIILATLVSENKISETDLKAHSDERRSYSMEHFRWGKPSGRKRRPVKVFASSLEGGGSSEGSFLPQARRQLNSYEDEVKLNGKSQNQAVPRARVSSLSHVPLSSHERKDGTYRMSHFRWGSPPASKRNGSFMKPWEKKPQGQLAKLFRNNIVKNVQKIVG; encoded by the exons ATGGTGTGTCAATGGTGGTTGctagtggtggtgatggtgtaTGTGTGCCACCCCGGGTTTGGGTCGGTGTGCTGGGAAAGCTCCATCTGCAATGACCTGCGCAACAAGGGAAGCATACTG GACTGCATTCAGCTGTGCATGTCTGTGATCCAGACGAAACTCCCACAGTTCAGTGCATTAGCCCAGAAGGT tgatgatgatgatgatgatgacgacctAATACTAAGCATCATTCTGGCCACCCTGGTGTCTGAAAACAAGATATCAGAGACAGATCTGAAAGCCCACAGTGACGAGCGACGCTCCTATTCAATGGAGCATTTCCGCTGGGGCAAACCTTCAGGCCGTAAACGCCGGCCTGTGAAGGTTTTTGCCTCCTCTCTGGAGGGAGGAGGCTCGTCTGAGGGCAGTTTCCTCCCTCAGGCTCGCAGGCAGCTGAACAGCTATGAGGATGAAGTGAAGCTGAATGGAAAAAGTCAAAACCAGGCAGTGCCAAGGGCAAGGGTCAGCTCTCTGTCACATGTCCCGTTGAGCTCGCACGAGAGAAAAGACGGAACCTATCGGATGAGTCACTTCAGATGGGGGAGCCCACCTGCCTCTAAACGTAATGGCAGCTTTATGAAACCGTGGGAGAAGAAACCTCAGGGGCAGCTGGCTAAGCTCTTCAGGAACAATATAGTCAAGAATGTGCAGAAGATAGTGGGCTGA